A region from the Desmonostoc muscorum LEGE 12446 genome encodes:
- a CDS encoding response regulator transcription factor, with protein sequence MIRLALIEDEELIRLGITTAINQQPDMEMVGVARTGIEGINLVKELNPDVILVDIGLPDISGLEVIKEVKVNSKTKIVVLSSHSSQGTVQSALNAGADSYILKKNNVPLILEAIKTTFYDNKSFFDPDISRHNFFFQQKIKGKSYQDNLSATEMQIISLMADGSSNKLIAERLFITESTVKGHINKIFAKLDVKDRVNALIEASKLGYIEQDYLKVG encoded by the coding sequence ATGATTCGATTAGCGCTCATTGAGGATGAAGAACTTATTAGGTTGGGGATCACTACTGCTATCAATCAACAACCAGATATGGAAATGGTCGGCGTTGCTCGTACTGGTATTGAAGGGATTAATTTAGTTAAGGAATTAAATCCCGATGTGATTTTGGTGGATATTGGTTTACCCGACATATCGGGGCTAGAAGTGATCAAAGAGGTCAAAGTCAATAGCAAGACTAAAATTGTTGTTCTTTCTTCCCATTCTTCTCAAGGCACTGTTCAATCAGCTTTAAATGCCGGCGCTGATTCTTACATTCTCAAAAAGAATAATGTTCCTTTGATTTTAGAAGCAATTAAAACCACATTCTACGATAACAAGTCTTTTTTTGACCCTGATATTAGCCGACATAATTTTTTCTTCCAGCAGAAAATTAAGGGGAAGAGTTACCAAGATAATCTTAGTGCCACTGAAATGCAAATTATCTCTTTGATGGCAGATGGTTCTTCTAATAAGCTGATTGCCGAGCGGTTATTTATTACTGAAAGTACCGTTAAAGGCCATATTAACAAGATTTTTGCGAAGTTAGATGTCAAGGATCGCGTCAATGCTCTGATTGAAGCTAGTAAACTTGGGTACATCGAACAAGATTACTTGAAAGTAGGTTAG
- a CDS encoding sensor histidine kinase: MQQEVLSILGLLHDVSNNYQGASLVLNQIIDGAYGQSLEEIKPLLIALQQTNERGVSLIQSKRTAFFELNPVTVEQFDMLSFLQTTYSRFKLIAQYHSLNLHYETQSSYKHGTQVRGDSISIDRMLCNLVTNAIKYTLTGDIFLRLLNQEDDLAIEIEDTGCGIAAEQISNIFIPLWRAPNSNLLHQSGMGLGLYIALCVAHAHGLRISVNSVVRQGTKFTIIFPYKDDGIYGVDDRMLPKSQRLQDALPI; encoded by the coding sequence ATGCAACAGGAAGTTTTAAGCATCTTAGGTTTGTTACACGATGTTTCAAACAACTATCAAGGAGCATCGTTAGTTTTGAATCAGATAATTGATGGTGCTTATGGACAGTCTTTAGAAGAGATCAAACCGTTGCTGATCGCTTTACAACAAACGAATGAGCGAGGGGTGAGTTTGATTCAATCTAAAAGAACTGCTTTTTTTGAACTAAATCCAGTCACAGTGGAACAGTTTGATATGTTAAGTTTTTTACAAACAACTTATTCTCGATTCAAACTAATAGCACAGTATCATTCCTTGAATCTCCACTATGAAACTCAATCATCGTACAAGCATGGAACGCAAGTACGGGGTGACAGCATAAGTATTGACAGAATGCTGTGTAATCTTGTAACAAATGCTATTAAGTACACTCTTACCGGAGATATCTTTTTAAGGCTGCTCAATCAAGAAGATGATTTAGCCATCGAGATTGAAGATACCGGCTGTGGGATTGCCGCCGAACAAATTTCTAATATATTTATCCCATTATGGCGAGCGCCAAATAGCAATTTATTACATCAATCAGGGATGGGACTAGGACTGTACATCGCCTTATGTGTGGCTCATGCTCATGGTTTGAGGATAAGCGTAAACTCGGTAGTTAGACAAGGAACTAAATTCACCATTATATTTCCTTACAAAGATGACGGGATCTATGGGGTTGATGATAGGATGTTGCCCAAGTCACAGAGGT
- a CDS encoding DUF6753 family protein — MTLQDTLQGYSPSEQKRIVEGAYQLGITPDDPVFRMMATLGRYEETIIDLQARMEAMIEAWAALIDQKLDKTSKQAESMHYTVVSNAVRDEIKKIKPIGTGMKVQAGWGLGTVSLVCGLVAAGSTLLGSLTTWNLVQNIGTNQSVVVSRNEIKILQWAKSQEGKQMYQIILKNQAAIEACQTQQSKTQGYCLIQVGK; from the coding sequence ATGACACTACAAGACACATTACAAGGTTATTCCCCATCAGAACAAAAACGCATAGTTGAAGGGGCATATCAACTAGGAATTACACCAGACGATCCAGTTTTTAGGATGATGGCTACACTGGGCAGATATGAAGAAACGATCATAGACCTCCAGGCAAGAATGGAGGCAATGATAGAAGCGTGGGCAGCACTGATAGACCAAAAACTGGATAAGACAAGCAAACAAGCCGAGTCAATGCATTATACAGTTGTGTCAAATGCTGTACGTGATGAGATCAAAAAAATCAAGCCCATCGGCACAGGCATGAAAGTGCAGGCAGGCTGGGGATTGGGGACAGTATCTCTTGTGTGTGGATTAGTAGCGGCTGGCAGTACCTTGCTGGGTTCGCTGACCACATGGAATCTGGTGCAAAATATAGGAACGAATCAGTCAGTAGTAGTCTCACGTAACGAGATAAAGATTCTCCAATGGGCAAAATCCCAAGAGGGTAAGCAAATGTATCAAATAATCTTGAAGAATCAAGCAGCGATTGAAGCCTGTCAAACACAGCAGAGTAAAACCCAAGGCTATTGTTTAATTCAAGTAGGTAAGTGA